In Planctomycetaceae bacterium, a single genomic region encodes these proteins:
- the hisG gene encoding ATP phosphoribosyltransferase, with protein sequence MTKQILKLGIPAGSLQESTADLFRRAGYNIKFASRSYVPTVDDDDIECLLIRAQEMARYVANGILDAGITGHDWVLETQADVHEVCELRFSKVSRRPVRWVLCVPEDSPIQSVTDLQGKRIATEAVGLTKAYLEKHGVSASVEFSWGATEVKPPKLADAIVEVTETGSSLRANNLRIVDEVIQSTTRFIANHNSYADDWIRNKIENIALMLQSCLHAEGKVGLMMNVHRDQLAAVVSSLPALQTPTVSHLSDPDWVAVSTIVDETLVRTAIPQLKASGARGIVEFPISKIID encoded by the coding sequence ATGACGAAACAGATCCTAAAACTGGGCATTCCGGCCGGCAGCCTGCAGGAATCGACCGCCGACCTCTTTCGCCGAGCCGGCTACAACATCAAATTCGCGTCGCGGTCCTATGTTCCGACGGTCGACGATGACGACATTGAATGTCTGCTGATCCGTGCCCAGGAAATGGCTCGCTACGTGGCCAACGGAATTCTGGACGCCGGGATCACCGGTCACGACTGGGTGCTGGAAACTCAGGCCGACGTGCATGAAGTCTGCGAACTCCGGTTTTCCAAGGTCAGTCGGCGTCCCGTACGGTGGGTATTGTGCGTTCCGGAAGATTCTCCGATTCAGTCGGTCACGGACCTTCAGGGAAAACGCATCGCAACGGAAGCCGTGGGCCTGACGAAAGCCTATCTGGAAAAGCACGGCGTTTCGGCGTCGGTGGAGTTTTCGTGGGGAGCCACCGAAGTCAAGCCACCCAAACTGGCGGACGCGATCGTGGAAGTCACAGAAACCGGCAGTTCGCTGCGAGCCAACAATCTGCGGATTGTGGACGAGGTAATTCAGAGCACGACACGCTTTATCGCCAACCACAACAGCTATGCCGACGACTGGATTCGCAACAAGATCGAAAACATCGCGCTGATGCTGCAGTCGTGCCTGCACGCGGAAGGCAAAGTCGGGCTGATGATGAACGTACACCGGGATCAGTTGGCGGCAGTCGTCAGCAGCCTGCCCGCACTGCAGACTCCCACGGTTTCGCACCTGTCGGATCCGGACTGGGTGGCGGTCAGCACCATTGTTGACGAAACGCTGGTGCGCACCGCAATCCCGCAATTGAAGGCCAGCGGAGCTCGGGGCATTGTCGAGTTTCCGATCAGCAAGATCATTGACTGA
- the queC gene encoding 7-cyano-7-deazaguanine synthase QueC has product MPEPKAVVLVSGGLDSATVLAIASSEGFELHAISFDYGQRHRFELEAAAKVCTANQVASHVVFRLDTGIFRGSALTNDIPVPHDRSDDEISGGIPVTYVPARNTIFLSVALGLAESIGADTLFIGVNAVDYSGYPDCRAEFISAFEAMANLATKAGVEGRRLTIRTPLISMTKAQIIQQGLRLNVDYGLTHSCYDPSPVGLSCGACDSCRLRLKGFAEAGVNDPIPYAHS; this is encoded by the coding sequence ATGCCTGAACCCAAAGCCGTTGTTCTTGTCAGCGGAGGACTCGATTCCGCGACCGTCCTGGCAATCGCGAGCAGCGAAGGATTCGAGCTGCACGCGATTTCGTTCGACTACGGCCAGCGACACCGCTTCGAACTGGAAGCCGCGGCGAAGGTCTGCACCGCGAATCAGGTGGCCAGCCACGTCGTGTTTCGCCTCGACACTGGCATCTTTCGCGGTTCTGCGCTGACGAATGATATCCCGGTGCCGCATGACCGGTCCGACGACGAGATCAGCGGCGGAATTCCGGTCACCTACGTTCCGGCGCGGAACACGATCTTTCTGTCGGTGGCGCTCGGGCTGGCGGAATCGATCGGCGCCGATACGCTCTTCATCGGGGTCAACGCGGTGGACTACAGCGGCTATCCGGACTGCCGGGCGGAGTTCATTTCGGCATTCGAAGCGATGGCCAATCTGGCGACGAAGGCCGGTGTGGAAGGTCGCCGACTGACAATTCGGACGCCGCTGATTTCGATGACAAAGGCGCAGATCATTCAGCAGGGACTGCGGCTGAATGTCGACTACGGACTGACGCACAGTTGCTATGATCCGTCGCCGGTCGGGCTCAGTTGCGGCGCGTGCGATTCGTGCCGGTTGCGGCTGAAGGGTTTCGCCGAAGCAGGAGTCAACGATCCCATACCGTATGCTCACTCGTGA
- a CDS encoding HNH endonuclease — MVTSVLQRPTLVLNRNWQPVGVATVGRSLMKVWNESARIVDPADFTQYSWEDWARLQPKDEELFIQTPWLKLRVPEVVTLTHYDRMPANVVAFSRRNVFKRDNFTCQYCGCRPGSEELTIDHVTPRSQGGTSSWTNCVLACVDCNHRKAARTPERAGMPLKKRPTRPIWNPTYARHGIRLESWSKFISDAYWNLELEE; from the coding sequence GTGGTAACCTCAGTTCTTCAGAGACCGACACTTGTTCTGAACCGCAACTGGCAGCCGGTTGGCGTGGCCACGGTCGGTCGCTCCCTGATGAAGGTCTGGAACGAATCGGCTCGCATCGTCGATCCCGCTGACTTCACGCAGTATTCGTGGGAAGACTGGGCACGGCTGCAGCCGAAGGATGAAGAACTCTTTATCCAGACGCCATGGCTGAAGCTGCGAGTTCCGGAAGTTGTCACGCTGACTCACTATGACCGGATGCCGGCCAACGTCGTGGCGTTCAGCCGTCGCAACGTCTTTAAGCGAGACAACTTCACGTGCCAGTATTGCGGTTGCCGTCCCGGCAGCGAGGAACTGACGATTGACCACGTCACTCCGCGTTCGCAGGGAGGAACATCAAGCTGGACGAACTGCGTGCTGGCGTGCGTTGACTGCAATCATCGCAAGGCTGCACGCACTCCGGAACGAGCCGGCATGCCGCTGAAGAAGCGGCCGACTCGGCCAATCTGGAACCCCACATACGCTCGTCACGGAATTCGACTGGAAAGCTGGTCGAAGTTTATCAGCGACGCGTACTGGAATCTGGAACTGGAAGAATGA
- a CDS encoding 7-carboxy-7-deazaguanine synthase QueE, which produces MTSRSGLMFISEIFESFQGEGPWAGTPSLFIRTSGCNLRCWFCDTPYTSWNPEGEQKSLDELQRVVEACSAGHVVITGGEPMLAPQLTELTELCRAAGRTITIETAGTVDRSVECDLMAISPKLENSTPEDAHWSVRHEETRHQPAVIRSLLTRYDGILKFVIDSSEDISGVLAYLRDFPMVSPDRVWLMPQARTAGELAEKTQWIQQAAEESGFRFSPRLHVERYGDRRGV; this is translated from the coding sequence GTGACAAGCCGCAGCGGACTCATGTTTATTTCCGAGATCTTTGAGTCCTTTCAGGGCGAAGGCCCGTGGGCCGGAACGCCGTCGCTGTTCATCAGGACGTCCGGCTGCAATCTGCGCTGCTGGTTTTGCGACACGCCCTACACATCGTGGAATCCCGAAGGCGAACAGAAGTCGCTGGACGAACTGCAGCGGGTGGTCGAAGCGTGCTCCGCGGGACACGTGGTGATCACCGGCGGCGAACCGATGCTGGCCCCGCAGCTCACGGAACTCACGGAACTCTGCCGCGCCGCGGGCCGGACGATCACGATCGAAACAGCGGGGACCGTCGATCGGTCCGTCGAATGCGACCTGATGGCGATCAGTCCCAAGCTGGAAAACTCCACCCCCGAAGACGCCCACTGGTCGGTCCGCCATGAAGAAACCCGTCACCAGCCGGCCGTCATCCGGTCTCTGCTGACTCGCTACGACGGAATTCTAAAATTCGTGATCGACTCATCCGAAGATATCAGCGGCGTGCTGGCCTACCTGCGCGACTTTCCGATGGTCAGCCCGGATCGAGTCTGGCTGATGCCGCAGGCCCGCACTGCCGGGGAACTTGCCGAGAAGACTCAGTGGATTCAACAAGCAGCCGAAGAATCAGGATTCCGCTTCTCACCGCGCCTGCATGTGGAACGCTACGGAGACCGTCGCGGAGTTTGA
- the hflX gene encoding GTPase HflX, which yields MGDPKRDQLKVADQKAVLAGVFDPDDVLSKEQALDELKGLVRTAGVNVVGEIVQFRDTPHPAHCLGTGKVEELRQMVESTGAEMVVFDNNLTPSQGRSLEQAIEKPIVDRSEVILDIFATHARTYEAMLQVELAQLQYFRTRLKRMWTHLERITGGIGAGRGPGEKQLETDRRLIDRRISELKRKLKEVEQRRERTVSCRREQPTVSLVGYTNAGKSTLMRTLTGADVLIQDALFATLDTRTRRWAIPGYGDVLLSDTVGFVRNLPHDLVASFRSTLEEARHADLLLHVVDAANPEAERQIQTVYQVLDEIGIRAKNVLLVLNKVDQIQDRSVIDILRRHYDDTITVSAATGDGVDRLAKVVAERLSGGFVTAEIETPSGNGRLFAWLSQHAEELDRSYTDESAGRVRITCRMPKLFANTIDEPDTSIRYLQEAVGARM from the coding sequence TTGGGCGATCCAAAACGCGATCAGTTGAAAGTTGCCGACCAGAAGGCCGTGCTGGCCGGAGTGTTCGATCCGGACGACGTTCTGTCAAAGGAACAGGCACTCGACGAATTGAAGGGACTTGTCAGGACGGCAGGAGTCAACGTCGTCGGTGAGATTGTGCAGTTCCGCGATACTCCGCATCCCGCGCATTGCCTGGGGACCGGCAAGGTCGAAGAACTGCGGCAAATGGTGGAATCGACCGGCGCGGAAATGGTTGTCTTTGACAACAACCTGACACCGTCGCAGGGCCGGTCGCTGGAACAGGCCATCGAAAAGCCGATCGTCGACCGCAGCGAAGTCATTCTGGATATCTTCGCCACGCATGCTCGCACCTATGAAGCCATGCTGCAGGTCGAACTGGCGCAGTTGCAGTACTTTCGTACTCGCCTGAAACGCATGTGGACTCACCTGGAGCGCATCACGGGCGGTATCGGTGCCGGGCGCGGACCGGGGGAAAAGCAGCTTGAAACGGACCGCCGGCTGATCGACAGGCGCATTTCCGAACTCAAACGCAAGCTGAAGGAAGTCGAACAGCGACGGGAACGAACCGTTTCCTGCCGGCGCGAGCAACCCACAGTGTCGCTGGTCGGCTACACCAACGCCGGCAAGAGCACACTGATGCGAACTCTGACGGGAGCCGATGTGCTGATTCAGGACGCGCTGTTCGCCACGCTGGATACTCGCACGCGGCGCTGGGCAATTCCGGGCTACGGCGACGTGCTGCTCAGCGATACCGTCGGATTTGTGCGAAATCTGCCTCACGACCTGGTCGCTTCGTTCCGGTCGACTCTGGAAGAAGCCCGCCACGCCGACCTGTTGCTGCACGTTGTGGACGCCGCCAATCCGGAAGCCGAACGACAGATTCAGACCGTGTACCAGGTGCTGGACGAAATCGGCATCCGCGCGAAGAACGTTCTGCTGGTGCTGAACAAGGTGGACCAGATTCAGGACCGTTCCGTGATCGACATCCTGCGACGGCATTACGACGACACGATCACTGTCAGCGCCGCGACGGGTGACGGAGTCGACAGGCTGGCGAAGGTCGTCGCCGAACGTCTGTCGGGAGGATTCGTGACGGCCGAAATCGAAACGCCGTCCGGTAATGGCCGGCTGTTTGCCTGGCTGTCACAGCATGCGGAGGAACTCGACCGCAGCTACACGGACGAATCCGCCGGACGCGTCCGCATCACGTGTCGCATGCCGAAACTGTTCGCCAACACGATCGACGAACCGGACACCAGTATTCGGTATCTGCAGGAAGCCGTCGGGGCAAGAATGTAG
- a CDS encoding cofactor-independent phosphoglycerate mutase — protein sequence MKSVLIIPDGVADEPQPSLGGRTPLQAAEIPNMDAVAAAGIVGRTDNVPASMPSGSDVGTMTLFGYDTLKFHTGRAPIEAAAQGIELGADDWAVRCNLVTVIDDVMKSFTAGQIPSADAHALIGILQRDQSADSPWNFHAGVSYRNLLIYRALGEAAPFTAETSGTPPHDITDQPIAAFLPAGPGSKLLRELMQRSRILFADAAPNAARKAAGELPATQIWLWGLGRRPALEPFFDRFHVRGAVITAVDLLRGMGRLIGWEVIEVEGATGYLDTDYAAKGRSAIETLKRSDIDFIVVHVEATDEASHEGNVAEKIKAVEHIDRDIVGPVHDWLKSQGEYRMLISPDHPTFLRTKTHSHGYCPFAMCGTGVSPNAPQTYNEPAARESDVVFDEGFRLMETFLKR from the coding sequence ATGAAATCAGTCCTGATCATCCCCGATGGTGTCGCCGATGAGCCGCAGCCGTCTCTTGGCGGGCGAACTCCGCTGCAGGCGGCTGAGATTCCCAACATGGATGCCGTCGCGGCGGCCGGCATTGTGGGGCGCACTGACAATGTTCCGGCCAGTATGCCGTCCGGAAGCGACGTCGGCACGATGACGCTGTTCGGCTATGACACGCTGAAGTTCCATACCGGCCGAGCTCCCATTGAAGCGGCTGCTCAGGGAATCGAACTGGGGGCAGATGACTGGGCCGTTCGCTGCAATCTGGTGACGGTTATCGACGACGTGATGAAGAGTTTCACGGCCGGTCAGATTCCCAGCGCTGACGCTCACGCGCTGATCGGAATTCTGCAGCGCGATCAGTCAGCCGACAGTCCCTGGAATTTTCACGCGGGAGTCAGCTATCGCAATCTGCTGATCTATCGCGCGCTCGGCGAAGCGGCTCCGTTTACGGCGGAAACATCCGGCACGCCGCCGCATGACATCACCGATCAGCCGATCGCCGCCTTTCTGCCCGCTGGCCCCGGTTCAAAACTGCTGAGGGAACTCATGCAGCGCAGCCGAATCCTGTTTGCCGACGCCGCGCCGAACGCGGCACGCAAAGCAGCCGGCGAACTTCCGGCGACTCAGATCTGGCTGTGGGGACTCGGCCGGCGTCCGGCGCTGGAACCGTTCTTCGACCGGTTCCATGTTCGCGGGGCAGTGATTACCGCCGTTGACCTGTTGCGAGGCATGGGGCGACTGATTGGCTGGGAAGTTATCGAAGTGGAAGGAGCCACCGGGTACCTTGATACCGACTACGCTGCGAAGGGACGGTCCGCAATCGAAACGCTCAAACGCAGCGACATCGATTTCATTGTTGTCCACGTCGAAGCCACTGACGAGGCGTCTCACGAAGGCAACGTCGCCGAAAAAATCAAAGCTGTTGAGCACATTGACCGCGACATCGTCGGCCCGGTTCACGACTGGCTGAAATCACAGGGTGAATACCGGATGCTGATCAGTCCTGATCACCCCACGTTTCTGCGCACAAAGACTCACAGTCACGGATACTGCCCGTTTGCCATGTGCGGAACGGGAGTCTCGCCGAACGCTCCGCAGACGTACAACGAGCCCGCCGCCAGGGAATCGGATGTCGTTTTTGACGAAGGTTTCCGGCTGATGGAGACGTTTCTGAAACGGTAA
- the hisI gene encoding phosphoribosyl-AMP cyclohydrolase: MTSHSGPDFSKSELIPAIAQDAETGDVLMMAWMNEAAYRETLSTQRVCYYSRSRRKLWRKGEESGNVQELKSIYFDCDADTLLVKVHQVGGAACHEGYRSCFFRRVDPATGNVAVEGDRVFDPADVYGS; this comes from the coding sequence ATGACCTCCCATTCCGGCCCTGATTTTTCGAAATCCGAACTGATCCCCGCGATCGCTCAGGACGCAGAGACCGGCGACGTGTTGATGATGGCGTGGATGAACGAAGCCGCGTATCGTGAAACGCTCAGCACTCAACGCGTCTGCTACTACAGTCGCAGCCGGCGGAAACTCTGGCGCAAAGGTGAAGAAAGCGGCAACGTTCAGGAACTGAAATCCATCTACTTCGACTGCGATGCTGATACGCTGCTTGTCAAAGTTCATCAGGTGGGCGGAGCCGCCTGCCACGAAGGATATCGAAGCTGTTTCTTTCGCCGTGTCGATCCTGCCACGGGTAATGTCGCTGTTGAAGGTGATCGCGTGTTTGACCCGGCTGACGTCTATGGCAGCTAG
- the rseP gene encoding RIP metalloprotease RseP has protein sequence MEFLVLLLDTSPVLAASNLPGMIGNALLVILGLGMVIFFHELGHFAVAKWCGVHVERFSIGIGPILWSRQKGETEYAFSALPFGGYVKMLGQDDMDPNQMTSDEIAENPRSYSAKKVWQRMLIISAGVTMNVITGFLFFAIAYRMGVLEMSPVVGYLHPGDPAWTAGILPGDRIDSINGETVRNFTDITQSIVLSRGEIEIQGQRADGTDFSVTVTPRQGDRAQKVGIAPAATTRIWDEMPADVPTTNPGMPAAVASADFRRGDRITAINGRPVTYRHDLERIEASLADQELVYTVERPIKPADGTTEAEPAVETLEVTVPPRPMRSIGLWMAIGPVRAIIKGSNAEQAGLQVGDQITRVDDLAVGRDIDPLRLPNYFAGKAGQTVAVTVTRQPGGPVGETEKVLQIPATDAPGWVDMMINKSTPLAIPAIGAAIQIQRRIAKVVEGSEAALSGKFKVDQQITKVALERPDPKSVDYDALGNKPSPFVIDFETADQDGEVQDHMNWAYAFAAIQDVPLRDVRLYFPADSADGDGGGSVLLTKNEPATDWYLPSRGIVGFEPLSLTRKAESWGEAFGLGVGYTKSSAINIYLTLRTLFGGRLSPKELSGPVGIVSIGYQVADQGLSKLLMFLGFLSINLAVLNFLPIPILDGGHMVFLIWEGVTRRKPSARVINWAHGMGLVFIVTLFVFVLWVDFSKLLGFG, from the coding sequence GTGGAATTCTTAGTTCTCCTTCTTGATACGTCCCCAGTCCTGGCCGCGTCGAATCTGCCGGGAATGATCGGCAACGCGCTGCTGGTCATTCTGGGACTCGGAATGGTCATTTTCTTCCACGAACTGGGCCACTTTGCCGTTGCCAAGTGGTGCGGTGTTCACGTCGAACGGTTCAGCATCGGCATCGGCCCGATTCTGTGGAGCCGCCAGAAAGGCGAAACGGAGTACGCCTTCAGCGCTCTGCCCTTCGGCGGCTACGTCAAGATGCTGGGTCAGGACGACATGGATCCGAATCAGATGACCAGCGACGAAATCGCGGAAAACCCGCGGTCGTATTCCGCGAAGAAGGTCTGGCAGCGGATGCTGATCATTTCGGCCGGAGTCACCATGAATGTCATCACCGGCTTTTTGTTCTTCGCGATTGCGTACCGTATGGGAGTCCTGGAAATGTCTCCCGTCGTGGGCTATCTGCATCCCGGCGATCCGGCCTGGACCGCCGGCATTCTTCCCGGAGACCGCATCGATTCCATCAATGGCGAGACCGTCAGGAACTTCACCGACATCACTCAGTCCATCGTACTATCCCGAGGCGAAATCGAAATTCAGGGACAACGCGCCGACGGAACGGATTTCAGTGTCACCGTGACGCCTCGCCAGGGAGACAGGGCACAGAAGGTGGGAATTGCCCCGGCCGCCACGACTCGCATCTGGGATGAAATGCCCGCAGACGTTCCGACAACGAACCCGGGCATGCCGGCCGCGGTCGCTTCGGCCGACTTCCGCCGCGGCGATCGCATTACCGCGATCAATGGTCGGCCGGTCACGTATCGCCACGATTTGGAACGGATCGAAGCGTCACTGGCGGATCAGGAACTGGTCTATACGGTCGAACGCCCGATAAAGCCCGCAGATGGCACGACGGAAGCGGAACCGGCCGTCGAAACACTGGAAGTCACCGTCCCGCCGCGACCCATGCGGTCGATCGGCCTGTGGATGGCCATCGGCCCGGTGCGGGCCATCATCAAAGGTTCCAATGCCGAACAGGCCGGACTGCAGGTCGGTGACCAGATTACCCGGGTCGACGATCTGGCCGTCGGTCGTGACATCGACCCGCTGCGGCTGCCGAATTACTTCGCCGGCAAAGCGGGACAGACGGTTGCTGTCACCGTGACGCGTCAGCCCGGCGGCCCTGTCGGAGAAACAGAGAAGGTGCTGCAGATCCCCGCCACGGATGCTCCCGGCTGGGTTGACATGATGATCAACAAATCCACGCCTCTGGCCATTCCCGCCATCGGCGCGGCGATTCAGATTCAGCGGCGAATCGCCAAAGTCGTCGAAGGCAGCGAAGCCGCGCTCAGCGGAAAGTTCAAGGTCGATCAGCAGATCACAAAGGTCGCTCTGGAACGCCCCGATCCGAAGTCAGTCGATTACGACGCGTTGGGAAACAAGCCGTCGCCCTTTGTCATCGACTTTGAAACTGCCGATCAGGATGGCGAAGTCCAGGATCACATGAACTGGGCCTATGCCTTTGCCGCGATTCAGGATGTTCCGCTGCGAGACGTGCGGCTGTACTTCCCCGCCGATTCGGCTGACGGCGACGGCGGCGGATCGGTGCTGCTGACGAAAAACGAACCGGCGACGGACTGGTACCTGCCGTCACGGGGAATTGTCGGATTCGAACCACTCAGCTTGACTCGGAAGGCCGAATCCTGGGGCGAAGCGTTCGGGCTGGGAGTCGGCTATACGAAGAGTTCTGCAATCAACATCTATCTGACGCTGCGAACTTTGTTTGGCGGTCGGCTGTCACCGAAAGAACTCAGCGGCCCGGTGGGAATCGTCAGCATCGGCTACCAGGTGGCGGACCAGGGACTTTCAAAACTGCTGATGTTTCTGGGCTTTCTCAGCATCAATCTTGCGGTGCTGAACTTCCTGCCGATTCCGATTCTGGATGGCGGCCACATGGTGTTCCTGATCTGGGAAGGCGTCACTCGCCGCAAACCGAGTGCCCGCGTGATCAACTGGGCTCACGGCATGGGCCTGGTGTTTATCGTGACGCTGTTCGTCTTCGTCCTGTGGGTCGACTTCAGCAAACTGCTGGGATTCGGGTAG